The sequence tttaaaaaaatactatgctGAAACACTGCATTTTGGTTATCTTCAGGTTAACTTTTAATGTACATATTAGCTGTAGTGATGGTCATTCATGAACAATTCGTTTAACATGAAAGAAATCATGTGATTTGTTCGCGATGTAAAAAATCAGTTCTTTGAGAGTCAATTCCTTGAAAGCCAAATGTGATTGGAAGAACGTAAAATGCAAAGAGAACGAGACGGAAACCGGCATCTTGGCCAGTCTGATTTGTTCCTTGGATTCATTCGTGAAATGAATCATGACGTCTGGAATTACCAGTAATCACAGTGTGCACGTATTCACAACAGCAAATGATCCCTGATCAAAGAAAATGGGGTAACATAAAAGAATCTACACCTGACTGTTAAATAGTagttcaaaattttgtttttcacatacacatgtacaaactttggaaattaaaaaaaaaccatgccaactaaaaataacagggaaagtaacaaCGCACTACACTTTTTTGGGTTAATTTCTTCACATTGATCGTACTGGCTTTCTAGTGTTCCGAAAACCAGGTTGTTTAGTTGTTGCTTATAAGTTTGATACATATaaagtaagtttatttaacattggtttttattttagacaaaatataatatttaaattgtcaTCAGCTGTCAAACATATGAATATTGATGTAATTATGCAAACACTTGCTAATATGACATTACCTTATGCAATTATTGTATCTGACCTGTTTAACACAGTGTGTTGAGCTCTCGGTTGAGTCTGGAATTTTTCACTTTAGAAAAATTTCCTACCTTGACTGGGTGTTGCGATTTTCTTTCACGGAAAACAATGGCAACCCATCGCACAATCAACCTGCCACTACAACCCCAGGTACACAGCTGCTTTTCACCATGACGTGACCGGGGTTATCGTGCTCGAACACGTGTATAAAGGAATCATCACAAATGTGATCAAATTGGCAAATGCTCCCGGATTATATACACATCACTCCAAGAAACATTTGCAGTGATCAacagtcaatatttttgtaattgtcAGTATACAGCTAGACATCTGCATTTTCAGCATTCAGCTATCCGAGCTGAGCAGATGGTGACGACTGGCCAGGTCCAAATACGTAACTAAAGGGTGAATGAGTTGTGACTCTTGGTAAAAGCCACATCCCGTGCTCAGAATTAAAAGAATGAAATTAATGAATCATTACATGAAACTGATTCAAATTAATAGATTTCCAAAGAATCGTTCTATCAATAATCAGCTAAGAAAATGGTTTTAGAATACCAAAAATGTATAACTCCTGAagtgcatacaaaaaaaaatttgttttgttaaacatttcatgaataatttaatttactattaaaattacagtttgcaaaaaatattttttttttaatttttttattttttagtttacaaTTGAGATTTGTGGAAAATGGAGTTGGGTCATAAATGATTGGtcaagataaaataaatttaaattatttaccatGATTgataatataagatttttttttaaatatttttttaaaaaacaacctcTCATCACCGAACAAGCACGGTGCTACATTTGTAAAATGTCTGCAAAACTAAGTACCTACCTACTATATCAGTAGTAGTTTAAAATCAGTTTGGTCATTTCCAAAATGTCTGAAGAACATTTCAGACTGTATTCAGTgctttttagatttttaattctGCTATCCTTAAAATCACAATTTACCTCAGAGcccaacttttaaattaaaatgggcattaaaacaaaaaaaaattggagtgcTAATAGCTACTTAATaatgtaatgattatttttttgttgcaaaaaaatcatttagtttttataataaatgaaTAAGTGTTAGAAAAATAAATTAGCTAAATGGTTAAATGATAAAATGAGTAGTCCATTTGCAAACAGTGTTATGTCCTTGCTAAAAAAAGTTGTGGGAAATCACGAAAAACTGTGGCAGACAAAGAAATGGTTTTAgatatgcaaatatttttttataacgtaATAGTAAATAAAGGAAACGGGATATCCATGCCATAAAAATcatattcaattataaaaattataaaattgaaaaaaacattgGACAAAGCACTTTTTGCATCTGTGGTGTGGACATAACACATTTTGCATATGTGATGTGGAATTAACACATTTTGTATCAGTCCGTATATTAGGTActgtaacacatttttttattaaattcatacAAGGGATAAGTTTTATAGTTTGaagatatatttattattaatgaacataaaatattaaccAATATTGACTTTGATTGCTAAAAATATGATGTACAGTCAAGTCCCCATACTTGGGACAGTTTTGAACTTTGAactcaaataaacataataaattaagcTTTAAAGCACAAATAGTGCATGACTTGTTTCTGAAGGACTTTAGtactttttgaataattaaatgttttttcgaAAAAGCTTTCCCTCTCCTCCCCACCAGTGAAAAACAGTGTTGTCCCAAGTAAGGAACCACTACCCCTAACTTGGGACATCATGTGTTTCACACAGTGTACCATGCTAAGAAGCCTGTAATTTAACATAGGAcaacataattttgtttaaaaaagaaTGGCTTACAAAGTAGGCTATAAAGTAATGGTTGGAGATACATCTAGACACCCAACATGACTATTCACTAAACAAcaattatttgataataaatataGCCTAGTATTAATATTTCAATAGCTTTGCTTACATATAAACAAAACAGTTATGTAACATTTCAGTCTTTTTTTCCAGTCTTTTTGATAGGAGGAACTCTGCATCAAAATGCATTTCAAAAAAGAAACTTGAATCGTCCTCTATTTTCGCTCTGGGGTGTGATCACCTTTTTAATCCTGTGAATAGGAACACCATCTTCGATATCCTCTACAGTTGGGAAAACAAACCGTCTTTTGATCCTAAATAGTTTCTCATATAGCTTACTTTGTATCTTGAATTTTTCTTGTCTACAATTTTGCCAATGAACACTTTCTTACATTCATATTTTTTCCCTTTGTCATAAGTAacttcaacaacaacaaaatcattttctttcaTGGAGGTCGCTGCTTGTTGTCCACAAATATCAACAGTTTCTATTGGTTCAACATCTTCATAAACCATTTTCTGCTCACTTAATGTTTCCCTCTCTAGCATTTCTTGAATGTCATCATCAAACAGTGTCGAGAAATCTTCACCGAATGACGAGTTACTATCATGTAGAGAAATTTCGCAATCACTGTCTTCAGAAGTGTCACTTTTCTgcttcattttcattttcttaactgattgttttaaaatattttgacacaaACCTCTCTTTTTCTTCACTTTGGACTTTTCCTTCTCACCCGTGTTTATCTGCTGCTTTGTGGTTTGTTTACTTTTTGGCTGTGAACGTTTCTGCAATTCATCTAGAACATCTTGTGCAGCCAAGCTTTTCCCCGCATTCACGATTAACTTTTTCTTTCTTTGCTTTACACCTGTTTCTTTTTCACGTGATTGTTGTAAGAATGCCTCAAATGAAGACTTCAATGCTACTGTAGCAGTTACTACATCACTTTCATTTGCAGATGATGTGCTTGGCAAGCTTTCAAGAACCTTCTGCTTGTCCACAGGGAAAATGCCACTCTTCTTAAATCCAGATTTCAAATTTGTGGAAATGTTATCACCAATGGCATCCAAAGTCTTTTTCAAAAGCCTAGGGAACTGATCTTTTCTTACTGACCCCTTGTTTTTCATCTTCCATTCAGTCAACTGCTTCCGCCATGCTGTTTTAAGAGGGCtaaaaaaagccaaatccaaGGGTTGACATATGTGGGTGCTGTTGGGTGGCAGCATAATGAAACGAATGTTGTTGTCAACACATAATTTCAGAATTGTTGCA comes from Bacillus rossius redtenbacheri isolate Brsri chromosome 4 unlocalized genomic scaffold, Brsri_v3 Brsri_v3_scf4_2, whole genome shotgun sequence and encodes:
- the LOC134542103 gene encoding uncharacterized protein LOC134542103: MATAVKKVYHNFDQDTLERAAKAVNDGMSYRKAEQKFGVPKSSIQRKVKNVQQHPYGRPPVLSETEEKQIAEYLALAGEWGFPLTAFDIRCIIKKYLDKKGMVEPRFKNNLPGKKWIKCFLARQCVQLKYRMCTNIKRSRAAVTPEAIQAYFEELSVSLADVPAEAILNYDETSMQDNPGQAKVVVRRKCKHPERIIDFTKSTFSVMFSGSASGVALPPYVVYKAENLYDTWTEGGPPGTRYNRSKSGWFEGNIFQDWFLTIALPYLKRLGDGPKAVIGDNLASHISATILKLCVDNNIRFIMLPPNSTHICQPLDLAFFSPLKTAWRKQLTEWKMKNKGSVRKDQFPRLLKKTLDAIGDNISTNLKSGFKKSGIFPVDKQKVLESLPSTSSANESDVVTATVALKSSFEAFLQQSREKETGVKQRKKKLIVNAGKSLAAQDVLDELQKRSQPKSKQTTKQQINTGEKEKSKVKKKRGLCQNILKQSVKKMKMKQKSDTSEDSDCEISLHDSNSSFGEDFSTLFDDDIQEMLERETLSEQKMVYEDVEPIETVDICGQQAATSMKENDFVVVEVTYDKGKKYECKKVFIGKIVDKKNSRYKVSYMRNYLGSKDGLFSQL